The following coding sequences are from one Caballeronia sp. SBC1 window:
- the fdhA gene encoding formaldehyde dehydrogenase, glutathione-independent, whose product MSSNRGVVYLGQGKVEVQSIDYPKMVDPSGRQIGHGVILKVVTTNICGSDQHMVRGRTTAQVGLVLGHEITGEVIEVGRDVETLRIGDLVSVPFNVACGRCPTCKAQNTGVCLNVNPSRPGGAYGYVDMGGWIGGQAEYVLVPYADFNLLKFPDRDQAMSKIRDLTCLSDILPTGYHGAVMAGVKPGSTVYIAGAGPVGMAAAASARLLGAACTIVGDMNEERLAHARKVGFETVDLSKDATLGEQIAAILGTPEVDCAVDCVGFEAHGHGSSGSHEEAPATVLNSLMEITRVAGAIGIPGLYVTDDPGAADAAAKKGALSIRFGLGWAKSHSFFTGQTPVMKYNQNLMQAILWDRLPIADIVNVSVVTLDQAPDGYRQFDGGAPRKFVIDPHGMLKAA is encoded by the coding sequence ATGAGCAGTAATCGCGGCGTTGTGTATCTGGGGCAGGGCAAGGTTGAAGTGCAATCCATCGACTATCCGAAGATGGTCGACCCAAGCGGCCGGCAAATTGGCCATGGCGTGATCCTCAAGGTGGTCACCACGAATATTTGCGGGTCGGACCAGCATATGGTTCGGGGCCGCACGACGGCCCAGGTCGGCCTCGTGCTCGGGCACGAGATCACTGGCGAGGTGATCGAGGTTGGGCGCGACGTGGAGACACTCAGGATTGGCGACCTGGTTTCGGTGCCGTTCAACGTAGCATGTGGCCGCTGCCCGACCTGCAAGGCGCAAAACACGGGCGTGTGCCTGAACGTCAATCCGTCGCGCCCGGGCGGTGCCTATGGTTACGTGGACATGGGTGGCTGGATTGGCGGCCAGGCCGAATACGTGCTGGTCCCCTACGCCGACTTCAATCTGCTGAAGTTTCCCGATCGCGACCAGGCGATGTCGAAGATCCGCGATCTCACGTGCCTCTCTGACATCCTGCCCACGGGTTATCACGGCGCCGTCATGGCCGGAGTGAAACCGGGTTCAACGGTGTATATCGCCGGCGCGGGTCCGGTCGGAATGGCCGCGGCGGCATCGGCTCGTTTGCTGGGCGCGGCTTGCACGATTGTCGGCGACATGAACGAAGAGCGCCTCGCGCACGCGCGTAAGGTGGGCTTCGAGACAGTGGATCTATCGAAGGACGCAACGCTCGGCGAGCAGATAGCGGCCATTCTCGGAACGCCGGAAGTGGACTGCGCGGTCGATTGTGTCGGCTTCGAGGCGCACGGTCACGGGAGCAGCGGAAGCCATGAGGAAGCGCCTGCCACGGTGCTGAATTCGCTGATGGAAATCACGCGGGTAGCGGGCGCAATCGGAATTCCGGGCCTCTATGTCACCGACGATCCAGGCGCCGCCGACGCAGCCGCGAAGAAGGGTGCGCTGAGCATTCGCTTTGGTCTGGGCTGGGCGAAGTCGCATTCATTTTTCACCGGGCAGACGCCGGTCATGAAGTACAACCAGAACCTGATGCAGGCCATTTTGTGGGATCGCTTGCCGATTGCGGATATCGTCAATGTCTCGGTGGTGACGCTCGATCAGGCGCCTGACGGGTATCGGCAATTCGATGGCGGTGCGCCGCGCAAGTTCGTGATCGACCCGCACGGGATGTTGAAGGCAGCTTAG
- a CDS encoding GlxA family transcriptional regulator encodes MSPDRTASLAHFAFMPLPNFTMIAFTNAIEVLRMANYLTGQKLYTWSIVSPEGGPVAASNGLSVDTGPVECVGVPDIVFVVGGIDVQRETTPAHLSALRRFARLGSVLGSLCTGTYALARAGLLAGYACAIHWENMSALKEEFPETRFLKELFVIDRDRVTCTGGVAPLDMMLNLIATRVGSAKVTQIAEQFIVEHVRDTSAQQRMPLVARLGSANKSLFEVISLMENNIEEPLSREELARLAGMSQRQLQRLFREHLGMTPTHYYLTLRLRRARELLLQTDMSIMHITMACGFQSACHFSKSYRDAFGTAPTRERRRQLPPLAVVAAPSMAIAQSAA; translated from the coding sequence ATGTCCCCCGACCGAACCGCGTCGCTCGCGCATTTCGCGTTCATGCCGCTGCCTAACTTCACGATGATCGCGTTCACCAACGCTATCGAAGTGCTGCGCATGGCGAACTACCTGACCGGGCAAAAGCTGTACACGTGGTCGATCGTGAGCCCGGAAGGCGGTCCCGTGGCCGCAAGCAATGGCCTCTCCGTGGATACCGGACCGGTCGAGTGCGTCGGGGTGCCGGACATTGTGTTCGTAGTCGGCGGCATTGACGTCCAGCGCGAAACCACGCCCGCGCATCTGTCCGCACTGCGCCGTTTTGCGCGGCTCGGCAGCGTGCTCGGCAGTCTCTGCACGGGCACGTATGCCCTCGCGCGAGCCGGTCTGCTAGCCGGCTATGCATGCGCGATCCATTGGGAAAACATGTCGGCGCTGAAAGAGGAATTCCCGGAAACACGCTTCCTCAAAGAGCTATTCGTGATCGACCGGGACCGCGTGACGTGCACGGGTGGCGTCGCGCCACTCGACATGATGCTGAACCTGATTGCCACGCGCGTGGGATCGGCGAAGGTCACGCAGATTGCGGAGCAGTTCATCGTGGAGCACGTTCGCGATACCAGCGCGCAGCAGCGCATGCCGCTGGTCGCGCGGTTAGGCTCGGCGAACAAGTCGCTATTCGAAGTGATTTCGCTGATGGAGAACAACATAGAAGAGCCGTTGTCGCGCGAAGAACTCGCGCGTCTGGCGGGGATGTCGCAGCGACAATTGCAGCGGCTGTTTCGCGAGCATCTCGGCATGACGCCGACGCATTACTACCTGACGCTGCGCCTTCGCCGCGCGCGTGAATTGCTGCTGCAGACCGATATGTCGATCATGCATATCACCATGGCTTGCGGCTTTCAATCTGCTTGCCACTTCAGCAAGAGCTATCGCGATGCATTCGGCACGGCGCCCACGCGGGAACGCCGGCGTCAGTTGCCGCCACTCGCCGTTGTGGCTGCTCCTTCGATGGCAATTGCTCAAAGCGCCGCTTGA